The DNA region AATGAATTTCCTTACCTTTTAATGCAGGATCATTTGTGCCTGCAACCAACCAAAATTCATCGACAAAAAGCTCCTTCACCAAGAGGCCGGTCGTGTCATAGGGCAATGCAATTAATGCAAAATCGAGCTGATGATCTACTAAGCGCGCCAATAGATTAGCGGTTAAATCTTCACGCAGAGCAATTTTTAACTTAGGGTAATGCTCCCGAATATCAGGCAACACATTTGGCAATAAAAATGGTGTGATAGTTGGGATGACTCCCAATCGAATAGTCCCCGCCATTGGCTCGCCAGAGGCGCTCGCATATTCCACTAGATCTTGAGATGAGGCCAAGATCACCTTAGCCCTTTCTAAAATCTCTGCACCGATTGGAGTGATGGCTACATTTTGTCTATCCCGCTCTACTAGGCGGACTCCCAAAACATCTTCCAACTCTTTTAAACCGGCGCTTAGCGTCGATTGGCCTACGAAGCAGACCTCTGCAGCCCTAGTAAAATTGAGCTCCTGAGCAACCGCTACAAAATAGCGAAGTTGTCGTAATGAAGGTAGAGCAGCCATATTCTGTTCTTATCCCTATAATCTAATTATCAGATAAATAATATCATTTCTATTCACCTTATAAATCATTACTTACTTGCTAGATACAAAACAAGCAGAGCTTTGACTAGCAAGTGAATTTGAAATTCAATTTAAACTGCCTTTA from Polynucleobacter sp. AP-Elch-400A-B2 includes:
- a CDS encoding hydrogen peroxide-inducible genes activator encodes the protein MAALPSLRQLRYFVAVAQELNFTRAAEVCFVGQSTLSAGLKELEDVLGVRLVERDRQNVAITPIGAEILERAKVILASSQDLVEYASASGEPMAGTIRLGVIPTITPFLLPNVLPDIREHYPKLKIALREDLTANLLARLVDHQLDFALIALPYDTTGLLVKELFVDEFWLVAGTNDPALKGKEIHLPTKMAERLLLLEEGHCLRDHTMQACKHSDIRNAEGMEATSLLTLLQMVESGMGIALLPEMAVKGGILNGTTLIARPLAPPAPKRVIALVARLSTAHHDEFQALAHSIESRFKSSPRMSRGSRKSFQRV